One part of the Salmo salar chromosome ssa10, Ssal_v3.1, whole genome shotgun sequence genome encodes these proteins:
- the LOC106561235 gene encoding gastricsin, protein MKCLVIVLVCAVLAEGIHRIPLVKHKSIRERMMEKGERLPYQDPALKYFPDEFAGSTTMYINNYADTTYYGAITIGTPPQSFQVLFDTGSANLWVDSVLCNTQACNAHTKFNPQQSSTYSANGQTFYLPYGTGSLSGVFGYDTVNVGGIILNNQEIGLSTDEPGQTFAVAQFDGILGLSYPSISAGQETPVMDNIMSQNLLQANIFAFYLTRDSQQGSELSFGEVDTTKYQGQIYWTPVTSQTYWQIGIQGFQINGQETGWCGQGCQAIVDTGTSMLTAPRQILGTLMQSIGAQQDQYGQYTVNCNQINSLPTLTFTINGVNFPLPPSAYIQQNNQGGYQYCFVGIIPTYLPSQNGQPLWILGDVFLREYYSVYDRTDNQVGFATAA, encoded by the exons ATGAAGTGTCTCGTTATTGTGCTGGTATGTGCTGTGCTCGCTGAGGGAATCCACAG GATCCCTCTGGTGAAGCATAAGTCAATCCGTGAGAGAATGATGGAGAAGGGAGAACGCCTGCCCTACCAAGACCCCGCTCTCAAATACTTTCCTGACGAGTTCGCTGGCTCCACCACCATGTACATCAACAACTACGCTGAC ACCACTTACTATGGAGCCATCACCATCGGTACTCCCCCCCAGTCCTTCCAGGTGTTGTTTGACACTGGCTCTGCCAACCTGTGGGTTGACTCTGTACTCTGCAACACTCAGGCCTGCA ACGCCCACACAAAGTTCAACCCCCAGCAGTCGTCCACCTACTCAGCTAATGGGCAAACTTTCTACTTGCCCTACGGAACTGGCAGTCTCAGTGGAGTCTTCGGATACGACACCGTCAAC GTCGGTGGTATTATCCTCAACAACCAGGAGATTGGTCTGAGCACTGACGAGCCAGGTCAGACCTTTGCTGTGGCCCAGTTTGATGGTATCCTTGGCCTTTCCTACCCTTCCATCTCAGCTGGACAAGAAACTCCCGTCATGGACAACATCATGTCACAGAACCTTCTGCAGGCTAACATATTTGCATTCTACCTGACCAG GGACAGTCAGCAGGGCAGTGAGCTGTCGTTTGGAGAAGTGGACACCACCAAGTACCAGGGTCAGATCTACTGGACCCCCGTCACCTCCCAGACATACTGGCAGATCGGCATCCAAGG GTTCCAGATCAACGGTCAGGAGACAGGGTGGTGTGGGCAAGGCTGCCAGGCCATCGTGGATACAGGCACCTCCATGCTGACTGCACCCAGACAGATCTTGGGAACCCTGATGCAGTCCATTGGAGCCCAGCAGGACCAGTATGGACAG TACACAGTGAACTGTAACCAGATCAACAGCCTGCCTACTCTCACATTCACCATCAATGGAGTCAACTTCCCCCTGCCGCCATCTGCATACATCCAGCAg AACAACCAGGGTGGGTACCAGTACTGCTTCGTGGGGATCATCCCCACCTACCTGCCGTCCCAGAACGGACAGCCCCTGTGGATTTTGGGAGATGTATTCCTCAGGGAGTACTACTCCGTCTACGACCGCACAGACAACCAAGTGGGCTTTGCCACCGCAGCCTAA